A window of Clostridium sp. 'White wine YQ' contains these coding sequences:
- a CDS encoding 16S rRNA (uracil(1498)-N(3))-methyltransferase: MHKFFTPNELFDEKEAIIQGEDVKHIYKVLRLQEGQEIIVNNLQGDEYLGIIDEISKSEVRVLLKEKLEVNNESPLEVYLFQGMPKASKMDLIVQKGTELGIKEITPVVTERVDVKLKGEFKKLDRLERIALEACKQCKRTLIPKINEPLSFLELNEVIKNMDLVVVPYENAENFGIKTLVKNIDKKIKTVAIIIGPEGGFEESEIIKLKENGAYIVTLGPRILRTETAGFTAASLLQYELGDLGGII; the protein is encoded by the coding sequence ATGCATAAGTTTTTTACTCCAAATGAATTGTTTGATGAAAAAGAGGCTATAATCCAAGGAGAAGATGTAAAACACATATATAAAGTTCTTAGATTACAAGAAGGACAAGAGATTATTGTGAATAATTTACAAGGGGATGAATACCTAGGGATTATAGATGAAATCTCAAAGTCAGAAGTTAGGGTGTTGTTAAAAGAAAAATTAGAAGTTAACAATGAAAGCCCACTAGAAGTGTATTTATTTCAAGGTATGCCTAAAGCATCAAAAATGGATTTAATTGTTCAAAAGGGAACGGAACTTGGAATCAAAGAAATAACCCCGGTAGTTACTGAAAGAGTTGATGTTAAGCTTAAGGGTGAATTTAAGAAATTAGATAGACTTGAAAGAATTGCATTAGAGGCTTGTAAGCAGTGTAAAAGAACATTAATACCTAAAATTAATGAACCTCTATCTTTTCTTGAACTAAATGAAGTTATAAAAAATATGGATTTAGTCGTGGTTCCTTATGAAAATGCAGAAAATTTTGGGATAAAAACTTTAGTAAAAAATATAGATAAAAAAATTAAGACTGTGGCTATAATAATTGGACCTGAGGGTGGTTTTGAAGAGAGTGAGATAATTAAATTAAAAGAAAATGGAGCTTATATTGTAACATTAGGACCTAGAATATTAAGAACAGAAACAGCAGGCTTTACTGCAGCGTCTTTATTACAATATGAGTTAGGAGATTTAGGAGGTATTATTTAA
- the prmA gene encoding 50S ribosomal protein L11 methyltransferase, translated as MQGTWIEVKVITTSEALEPVSGIFYALDCKGVAIEDPNDILDREQGPLTWDFADINILEYKGKAACVKGYFAEEDNIPEVLKYIEEKIQELKDMGIDLGEAQVISTEMKEEDWANNWKQYYKPTKIGEKIVIKPIWEEYEASEDDLLVELDPGMAFGTGTHETTRMCAQALERYVKEDSVVFDVGTGSGILAIIAGKLGAKHVVGVDLDPVAVDSAKENLKFNDVNNIEILHGNLLDVVNGKADLVVANIIAEIICILTPDVKKALDKDGIFITSGIIHDRREMVINNLEENGFEVLEVNKDGEWNCIVARLK; from the coding sequence ATGCAAGGAACATGGATTGAAGTTAAGGTTATTACAACAAGTGAAGCACTTGAGCCTGTATCAGGTATTTTTTATGCTTTAGATTGTAAGGGAGTAGCAATAGAAGATCCAAATGACATTTTAGATAGAGAACAAGGACCTTTAACTTGGGATTTTGCAGATATAAATATATTAGAATATAAAGGTAAAGCAGCTTGTGTTAAGGGATACTTTGCAGAGGAAGACAATATTCCAGAAGTTTTAAAATATATAGAAGAAAAGATACAAGAATTAAAAGATATGGGTATAGATTTAGGTGAGGCTCAAGTGATCTCTACTGAAATGAAGGAAGAAGACTGGGCAAATAACTGGAAGCAATACTATAAGCCAACTAAGATTGGAGAAAAAATTGTAATTAAGCCTATATGGGAAGAGTATGAAGCAAGTGAAGATGATCTACTTGTGGAATTAGATCCAGGAATGGCATTTGGAACTGGAACTCATGAAACTACTAGAATGTGTGCTCAAGCATTAGAAAGATATGTAAAGGAAGATTCAGTAGTATTTGATGTTGGAACTGGTTCAGGGATACTTGCAATAATAGCTGGAAAGTTAGGGGCTAAACATGTGGTTGGTGTTGATTTAGATCCTGTAGCGGTAGATTCAGCTAAGGAAAACCTTAAATTTAATGATGTAAATAATATTGAAATACTACATGGAAATTTATTGGATGTTGTTAATGGAAAAGCTGATTTAGTAGTAGCAAATATTATTGCTGAAATAATATGCATTTTAACCCCAGATGTAAAGAAAGCCTTAGATAAAGATGGTATTTTTATAACTTCTGGAATTATTCATGATAGAAGAGAAATGGTTATTAATAATTTAGAAGAAAACGGATTTGAAGTTTTAGAAGTAAATAAAGATGGGGAATGGAATTGCATAGTAGCAAGGTTGAAATAA
- the tpx gene encoding thiol peroxidase, producing the protein MTVKFQGNPVTLQGQKINVGDEFRDFVVTKNDLTPLTLKDTSGVRVFLTVPSIDTPVCDLEIRTFNEKIANVQGVTVYTISHDLPFAQSRWCGAEGIKNVITASDYKDRAFGEATGTYVKELGLLARTAFVVDSNNKVVYADYLEEITSQPDFDAVLNAAKEAK; encoded by the coding sequence ATGACAGTAAAATTTCAAGGAAATCCTGTTACTTTACAAGGACAAAAAATTAACGTAGGAGATGAATTTAGAGATTTCGTGGTAACTAAAAATGACTTAACTCCATTAACATTAAAGGATACAAGTGGAGTTAGAGTGTTTTTAACAGTTCCATCTATAGATACACCAGTATGTGATTTAGAAATTAGAACCTTTAATGAAAAGATAGCAAATGTTCAAGGGGTTACAGTATATACAATCTCTCATGACTTACCTTTCGCTCAATCAAGATGGTGTGGTGCAGAAGGAATTAAAAATGTAATTACTGCATCTGATTACAAAGATAGAGCTTTTGGAGAGGCTACAGGAACATATGTTAAAGAGTTAGGATTATTAGCTAGAACTGCTTTTGTAGTAGATTCTAATAATAAGGTTGTTTATGCAGACTACTTAGAAGAAATAACAAGTCAACCAGATTTTGATGCAGTACTTAATGCAGCAAAAGAAGCAAAATAA
- a CDS encoding sigma-70 family RNA polymerase sigma factor, with protein sequence MFLLVNKAKKGDKEAFSKLIKDIRVDLYKISKGFFKNEEDVKDVISETILTAYEKINTLENDKLFKTWIIRILINKCNDTFKKNSKIIFLNNEISEMTHEDDHIEYYDLYNAIKLLNEDIQNIVILYYFNDLSISEISKITNIKEGTIKSRLARGREKLYSILNNEKERHYLNDK encoded by the coding sequence TTGTTTTTATTAGTTAACAAGGCTAAAAAGGGTGATAAAGAAGCCTTTTCAAAATTAATTAAAGATATACGTGTAGATTTATATAAAATCTCAAAAGGTTTTTTCAAAAATGAAGAAGATGTTAAAGATGTAATTTCTGAGACAATATTAACCGCATATGAAAAAATCAATACATTAGAAAATGATAAACTTTTTAAGACTTGGATAATAAGAATTTTAATAAATAAGTGTAACGATACTTTTAAGAAAAATTCAAAAATAATCTTCTTAAATAATGAAATTTCTGAAATGACCCACGAAGATGATCACATTGAATATTATGATCTCTATAATGCTATTAAGCTTCTTAATGAAGATATTCAAAATATCGTTATTTTATATTATTTTAATGATTTATCCATCAGTGAAATATCTAAAATAACAAATATAAAAGAAGGTACCATTAAATCTCGACTAGCAAGGGGACGAGAGAAACTATATTCTATTTTAAATAATGAGAAAGAGAGGCACTATTTAAATGATAAATAA
- a CDS encoding DUF4179 domain-containing protein, with amino-acid sequence MINNSFDNKIKETTSTLTPSNDFINFTDDLLNSLEDKKYRKNKKRVLPLVASFTLIFVLLSLSPVYASLNSMFDKFKSLNVFNKNNNKDYINTLNTTIKDSNLSFTFNDLVISGDSLILSYKVNSPNKFTSLPGIWDSDLEINNKTLRDPLTTEYGTFTSTDSGYTYDMVSIIDILDIKNLQDEENYKLNYEIKNFDGVSGKWNISLNVPKDKLYDKVYYANTDKALKTEYGDMHFNEISLGQFYTKAKYTVSNDKFPSINYIIRTDKNETLYDYHGSSGLSDGTTIGESYFSPIKEKPNKITLIPFKYSGNMNDGKLIKEIPSSELLNLQKPYSLKIDDKLTINILDVSYKNNVLQIKYRFDGICFNPNLIELRYNDGTYVNEQYGFNPSLRRLDEGTLTYEINNLDDFKLVIKDQDNIIPEYDKQIELTVK; translated from the coding sequence ATGATAAATAATAGTTTTGATAATAAAATAAAAGAAACCACTTCTACACTCACACCAAGTAATGATTTTATAAATTTTACAGATGATCTTCTAAATTCATTAGAAGATAAGAAATATAGAAAAAACAAAAAGAGAGTCCTTCCGTTAGTAGCATCTTTCACATTAATATTTGTATTACTCTCACTTTCACCTGTATATGCAAGCTTAAATAGTATGTTTGATAAGTTTAAATCACTAAATGTATTTAATAAAAATAATAATAAGGACTATATAAACACCTTAAATACTACTATAAAGGATTCTAATTTATCTTTTACTTTTAATGACTTAGTTATTAGTGGTGATTCTCTTATATTAAGTTACAAGGTTAATTCTCCTAATAAATTCACCTCTTTACCTGGAATATGGGATTCAGATTTAGAAATTAACAATAAAACATTAAGAGATCCACTTACTACAGAATACGGAACTTTTACTTCAACTGATTCTGGTTATACTTATGATATGGTGTCTATCATTGACATACTTGATATTAAGAACTTACAAGATGAAGAAAATTACAAACTAAATTATGAAATAAAAAATTTCGACGGAGTTAGTGGGAAATGGAACATTTCATTGAATGTCCCCAAAGATAAATTATATGATAAAGTGTATTACGCTAATACAGATAAAGCACTAAAAACTGAATATGGAGATATGCATTTTAATGAAATATCTTTAGGCCAATTTTATACCAAAGCAAAATATACTGTATCAAATGACAAATTCCCTTCGATTAACTATATTATTAGAACTGATAAAAACGAAACCTTGTATGACTATCATGGTTCCTCAGGTTTAAGTGATGGCACTACCATCGGAGAATCATATTTTTCACCTATAAAAGAAAAACCAAACAAAATAACACTTATACCTTTTAAATATAGTGGAAACATGAATGATGGTAAACTAATTAAGGAGATTCCATCCTCAGAGCTATTAAACCTTCAAAAGCCTTATTCATTAAAAATAGATGATAAATTAACCATTAACATTTTAGATGTTTCTTATAAAAATAATGTTCTTCAAATTAAATATAGATTTGATGGAATATGCTTTAACCCTAATTTAATAGAATTAAGATACAATGATGGAACTTATGTAAATGAGCAGTATGGATTTAACCCCAGCTTAAGAAGATTAGATGAAGGTACATTAACCTATGAAATAAATAATCTCGATGATTTTAAATTAGTAATTAAAGACCAAGATAACATTATACCTGAGTATGATAAACAAATAGAACTTACCGTAAAGTAG
- a CDS encoding NCS2 family permease codes for MDNSKTNFFERVFKLKENKTNVKTEVLGGFTTFVTIAYALLVIPNILKLGGMNSLGLKGDEAANLTIASDPIIGSAFASVCIAAAVGTLIMAFYANMPFVLAPGLGLVSFFTFNICLKLGYTWQQGLAAVSVSGILFIVITLTSIREKIVYAMPQNLKYAITAGIGLFISLIGLKNGGIIVANPATLVAFGDFKNGAVILTIIGIIIIGILMARNIKGAMLIGIIITTIIGIPMGITKLSGIQVFSLPPIGQTFFAQDFKGLLSHNGGGVLGAALTIFMVVITLSLVDLFDTLGTLVGTAQTSGMLDENGEAKNLRKSLFSDAVATTIGGALGTTTLATVVESSAGIAAGARTGLSNVVVSILFALSLFFSGLIGIVPQSATAPALIIVGVLMLSSVKEIDFSDFTEALPAFFTIAMMPFTYSIANGIAVGIIFYPIMKLLTGKRKDVHPIMYVLALLFILRFILMPD; via the coding sequence ATGGATAATTCAAAAACTAATTTCTTTGAGAGAGTGTTTAAACTTAAAGAAAACAAAACAAATGTTAAAACAGAAGTTTTAGGAGGGTTTACAACATTTGTAACAATTGCATATGCCTTATTAGTAATCCCTAACATATTGAAACTAGGTGGAATGAATTCACTTGGCTTAAAAGGTGATGAGGCTGCAAATTTAACAATTGCATCAGATCCTATAATAGGTTCAGCATTTGCTTCTGTATGTATTGCAGCTGCAGTTGGAACACTTATTATGGCTTTCTATGCTAATATGCCATTTGTTCTAGCACCAGGACTAGGCTTAGTAAGTTTCTTTACATTTAATATATGTTTAAAATTAGGTTATACTTGGCAACAAGGCTTAGCAGCAGTATCAGTTTCAGGTATTCTATTTATTGTTATCACTCTTACTTCAATAAGAGAGAAAATAGTTTATGCTATGCCGCAAAACTTGAAATATGCAATAACTGCAGGAATAGGTTTGTTTATATCACTTATAGGATTAAAAAATGGTGGAATTATTGTCGCTAACCCAGCAACTTTAGTGGCATTTGGTGATTTTAAGAATGGTGCAGTTATATTAACTATAATAGGTATTATAATAATAGGAATTTTAATGGCTAGAAATATAAAAGGAGCCATGTTAATTGGAATAATAATAACAACTATAATTGGAATACCAATGGGAATAACAAAGTTATCAGGTATTCAAGTATTTTCGTTACCACCAATAGGACAAACTTTCTTTGCTCAAGACTTTAAAGGATTGTTAAGCCATAATGGCGGAGGGGTCTTAGGAGCAGCCTTAACAATATTTATGGTAGTTATTACTTTGAGTTTAGTAGACTTATTTGATACACTTGGAACATTAGTAGGAACAGCTCAAACATCAGGAATGTTAGATGAAAATGGAGAAGCGAAGAATTTAAGAAAATCACTATTTTCAGATGCAGTAGCTACAACTATAGGGGGAGCTTTAGGTACAACTACTTTGGCTACAGTGGTTGAGTCATCAGCAGGAATAGCAGCAGGAGCAAGAACTGGCCTTTCAAATGTTGTAGTAAGTATATTATTTGCATTGTCTTTATTCTTTAGCGGACTTATTGGAATAGTTCCTCAAAGTGCTACAGCACCAGCACTTATTATCGTAGGTGTATTAATGCTTAGCTCAGTAAAAGAAATAGATTTTTCAGATTTTACCGAAGCACTGCCAGCATTTTTTACAATTGCAATGATGCCATTTACATATTCAATTGCTAATGGAATAGCTGTTGGTATAATATTTTATCCAATTATGAAGCTATTAACAGGAAAAAGAAAAGACGTACATCCTATAATGTATGTATTAGCATTGCTATTTATATTAAGATTTATATTAATGCCAGATTAA
- the yaaA gene encoding peroxide stress protein YaaA: MIYVISPAKTMNFKKQSKIESNQLPMFIKEAEIIMDELKKYAPEDISSLMKISDKLAELNFFRNQAFDDTLNNTKEAIFAFDGEVYKGLNVEEFSREDILYAQEHLRILSGLYGMIKPLDRIKEYRLEMGTKLKISNHKNLYDYWTEKITLGIIEELEQQKGNILINLASEEYSKVINLNKISHSFNVITPIFKDYKSGKYKIISFYAKKARGLMAKYLIENKIDSIEELNKFNLEGYKFSKTESNNSQLIFLRG; this comes from the coding sequence ATGATATACGTAATTTCACCGGCTAAAACAATGAATTTTAAAAAACAATCAAAGATTGAATCAAATCAGTTACCTATGTTCATTAAAGAAGCAGAAATAATAATGGATGAATTAAAAAAATATGCTCCAGAAGATATTTCTTCATTAATGAAGATTTCAGATAAATTAGCTGAACTAAATTTTTTTAGGAATCAAGCTTTTGACGATACTTTAAATAATACCAAAGAAGCTATATTTGCTTTTGATGGTGAAGTTTATAAAGGATTAAATGTAGAAGAATTTTCAAGAGAAGATATTTTATATGCTCAAGAGCATTTAAGAATTTTATCGGGATTATACGGTATGATTAAGCCGTTAGATAGAATTAAAGAATATAGGTTAGAAATGGGGACAAAGCTTAAAATTTCAAATCATAAAAATCTATATGATTATTGGACAGAAAAAATAACCCTGGGGATTATAGAGGAACTTGAACAGCAGAAGGGGAATATATTAATTAATTTGGCATCGGAAGAGTATAGCAAGGTGATAAATTTAAATAAAATATCCCATTCATTTAATGTAATTACCCCAATTTTTAAGGATTATAAAAGTGGAAAATATAAAATAATAAGCTTTTATGCAAAGAAAGCAAGAGGATTGATGGCAAAGTATTTAATTGAGAATAAGATCGATAGCATTGAAGAATTAAACAAATTCAACCTCGAAGGGTATAAGTTTTCTAAAACAGAATCAAATAATTCGCAACTAATATTTTTGAGGGGATAA
- a CDS encoding cell wall-binding repeat-containing protein, whose translation MKKKMIFLTILFSSILIQMKTAHAVEVDSIKGKDRYETAYMIAQKMNYTQAILVNGYSIVDGLSASGLSGTTDSPILLTEKDSIPEKTLDGLKSVNKVYIVGGEGVISKNVERILNMRGISTERLGGADRYATSIAVANKIEATKGIQQVFYVNGDVGQADAMSISPEAAKSKNPIILTNGISTGYKRNVDSYSIGGQGVIGAWFDTFTTRIGGKSRFETNKEVIDYFFPNRNHVYLSKSEELIDALTSSVMKEPVVLVENYSDKTVLAGAKSFTSLGDINSIAIGQAKGYIYKEKVVFYSQHQDDEVLFAGSAIVDAIESVGRENVYLVVVSDGDESGVLMGDRYKNLTVAEKATLRNNELKAADEQLGLDLNNIIFLNEPESNCNYDDLSKIALEFENKFTNVTHVAHTYKFDIHPQHLKCGQTIYNLYKEGKIKDCKFFARTEKANEINPINLILNIAYSNEEKDRVLKASKEYKLDRKDMIREGIGYKSVPGLFDALEKDKYVTSYLHEPGI comes from the coding sequence ATGAAGAAAAAAATGATATTTTTAACTATTCTATTTTCAAGTATACTAATTCAAATGAAAACTGCACATGCAGTTGAAGTTGATTCGATAAAAGGAAAAGATAGATATGAAACGGCCTATATGATAGCCCAGAAAATGAATTATACTCAAGCAATATTAGTAAATGGTTATTCGATAGTAGATGGATTATCTGCAAGTGGACTTAGTGGAACCACGGATTCACCTATACTCTTAACAGAAAAAGATTCAATACCAGAGAAAACATTAGATGGGCTTAAGTCAGTTAATAAAGTATATATAGTAGGTGGAGAGGGAGTTATTTCTAAAAATGTTGAGAGAATTTTAAACATGAGAGGAATATCTACTGAAAGGTTAGGTGGTGCAGATAGATATGCAACCTCAATTGCTGTTGCAAATAAGATAGAGGCTACAAAAGGAATACAACAAGTGTTTTATGTTAACGGAGATGTTGGACAAGCGGATGCGATGAGTATATCACCTGAAGCTGCAAAAAGTAAAAATCCAATAATTTTAACTAATGGAATATCCACTGGATATAAAAGAAATGTGGATTCTTACTCAATTGGAGGACAAGGAGTTATAGGTGCATGGTTTGATACTTTTACCACTAGGATAGGTGGGAAAAGCAGATTTGAAACTAATAAAGAGGTCATTGATTACTTTTTTCCAAATAGAAATCATGTTTATTTGAGTAAATCAGAGGAACTAATTGACGCACTAACATCTTCAGTAATGAAGGAACCTGTAGTTCTTGTTGAGAATTATTCAGATAAAACAGTGTTAGCAGGTGCGAAAAGCTTTACTTCTTTAGGTGATATTAACAGCATTGCTATAGGTCAAGCAAAAGGGTATATATATAAGGAAAAGGTAGTGTTCTATTCTCAGCACCAAGATGATGAGGTATTATTTGCAGGAAGTGCAATTGTTGATGCTATTGAATCAGTAGGACGTGAAAATGTATACTTAGTAGTTGTATCAGATGGAGATGAAAGTGGAGTTTTGATGGGAGATAGATATAAAAATCTAACGGTGGCTGAAAAGGCAACTCTAAGAAATAATGAATTGAAGGCGGCAGATGAACAGTTAGGATTGGATTTAAACAATATAATCTTTTTAAATGAACCAGAAAGTAATTGTAATTATGATGACTTAAGCAAAATAGCTCTAGAATTTGAAAACAAATTTACAAACGTTACACATGTTGCACACACATATAAGTTTGATATTCATCCCCAACATTTGAAATGTGGACAAACGATATATAATTTATATAAAGAAGGAAAGATTAAGGATTGTAAGTTTTTCGCAAGAACAGAAAAGGCAAATGAAATTAATCCTATAAATTTAATATTGAATATTGCATATTCAAACGAAGAAAAAGATAGGGTGCTTAAAGCAAGTAAGGAATATAAATTGGATAGAAAAGATATGATTAGAGAAGGTATTGGATATAAATCAGTACCGGGTTTATTTGACGCATTAGAGAAAGACAAATATGTGACCTCATATCTACATGAACCGGGAATATAG
- a CDS encoding TIGR00266 family protein produces the protein MAQNIDYVIHGDDMQFVEVMLDTNETMVAEAGAMMMMDTTVEMETTFGDGSSNQGGFMDKLFSAGKRVITGESLFMTTFTNKGYDRAMVSFSAPYPGKILPIHLSQYGGTLICQKDSFLCAQKGTQVGIAFTKKFGAGLFGGEGFILQKLQGDGIAFVHAGGTVIEKDLAPGQVLKIDTGCIVAMTSSVDYDIQFVGGFKNALFGGEGLFFATLRGPGKVWIQSLPFSRLASRMMSAGMGGRTGREEGSILGSLGNFLDGDN, from the coding sequence ATGGCTCAAAATATTGATTATGTTATACATGGGGATGATATGCAGTTTGTGGAGGTTATGTTAGACACCAATGAAACAATGGTTGCAGAAGCCGGAGCTATGATGATGATGGATACAACTGTTGAAATGGAGACAACATTTGGAGATGGAAGTTCAAATCAAGGTGGTTTTATGGATAAATTATTCTCTGCAGGGAAAAGAGTTATTACAGGAGAAAGTTTATTTATGACTACCTTTACTAATAAGGGTTATGATAGAGCTATGGTATCTTTCTCAGCACCTTATCCAGGAAAAATTTTACCAATTCACCTTTCTCAGTATGGGGGAACACTTATATGTCAAAAGGATTCTTTCCTATGTGCACAAAAAGGAACTCAGGTAGGTATAGCTTTTACTAAAAAGTTTGGTGCAGGATTATTTGGAGGAGAAGGATTTATACTTCAAAAGCTTCAAGGAGATGGGATTGCATTTGTACATGCTGGAGGAACTGTAATTGAAAAAGATTTAGCACCAGGTCAAGTGCTTAAGATAGACACAGGATGTATAGTTGCAATGACTTCATCAGTTGATTATGATATTCAATTTGTAGGTGGATTTAAAAATGCACTATTTGGTGGAGAAGGTTTATTCTTTGCAACTTTAAGAGGACCAGGTAAGGTATGGATTCAAAGCTTACCATTTAGCAGACTTGCATCTAGAATGATGTCTGCAGGAATGGGCGGGAGAACAGGAAGAGAAGAAGGTAGTATATTAGGTTCACTTGGTAATTTCTTAGATGGTGATAACTAA
- the dnaJ gene encoding molecular chaperone DnaJ, translating into MASKDYYEVLEIQKGASDDEIKKAFRKLAIKYHPDKNQGNAEAEEKFKEINEAYQVLSDPQKKAQYDQFGTADGAGFGQGGFGGFDFSEMGGFGDIFESFFGGGFGGNAGGRRRNAPREGNDMEYTLHLTFEEAIFGVEKEISVTRTENCDTCHGSGAKPGTSPKTCTRCNGSGQIRVERRTPLGSFVSTSACDVCGGTGQTVDTPCPDCKGKGRVRKNRKIKVNIPAGVDTNNVIPLRGQGEHGVNGGPPGDLYIKIVVAPSKVYTRKGFDLYIDEHISMAAAALGIEIKVPTVDGEVKYNVPAGTQSGTLFRLKNKGVHRVNSTVRGDQYVKVIVDIPKNLNEQQKEALRLFMEASGETHTNSNEKHKEGKGKKSFMDKIFGE; encoded by the coding sequence ATGGCTTCAAAGGACTATTATGAGGTGCTTGAAATTCAAAAAGGTGCCTCAGATGATGAAATAAAAAAGGCCTTTAGAAAACTTGCAATTAAATATCACCCTGATAAGAACCAAGGAAATGCAGAAGCAGAAGAAAAATTTAAGGAAATAAATGAAGCTTATCAGGTATTAAGTGACCCTCAAAAGAAAGCTCAATATGATCAATTTGGAACTGCTGATGGCGCTGGCTTTGGTCAAGGTGGATTTGGTGGATTTGACTTCTCTGAAATGGGAGGTTTTGGAGATATATTTGAAAGTTTCTTTGGTGGAGGATTCGGCGGTAATGCTGGAGGAAGAAGAAGAAATGCTCCAAGAGAAGGAAATGATATGGAATATACTCTTCACTTAACATTTGAAGAAGCTATTTTTGGAGTTGAAAAGGAAATATCAGTAACAAGAACAGAAAATTGTGATACTTGCCATGGATCTGGAGCAAAACCTGGAACATCACCAAAGACTTGTACTAGATGTAATGGATCAGGACAAATTAGAGTTGAGAGAAGAACACCGCTAGGAAGTTTCGTAAGTACTTCAGCTTGTGATGTGTGTGGAGGAACTGGTCAGACAGTTGATACTCCTTGTCCAGATTGCAAAGGAAAAGGAAGAGTTAGAAAAAATAGAAAGATTAAAGTTAATATACCTGCAGGTGTAGATACAAATAATGTAATACCACTAAGGGGACAAGGTGAGCATGGTGTAAACGGAGGTCCTCCAGGAGATTTATATATAAAAATCGTAGTTGCACCATCTAAGGTATATACTAGAAAAGGCTTTGATTTATATATTGATGAACATATATCAATGGCAGCAGCTGCTTTAGGTATTGAAATTAAAGTACCTACAGTAGATGGTGAAGTTAAATATAATGTACCTGCTGGAACTCAATCAGGAACTTTATTTAGACTTAAGAATAAAGGTGTTCATAGGGTCAATTCAACAGTAAGAGGAGATCAATATGTAAAAGTAATAGTTGATATCCCTAAGAACTTAAATGAACAACAAAAAGAAGCCTTAAGATTATTTATGGAAGCATCTGGAGAAACTCATACAAATAGCAACGAAAAACATAAAGAAGGTAAAGGCAAAAAGAGTTTCATGGATAAAATTTTTGGAGAATAG